In Cicer arietinum cultivar CDC Frontier isolate Library 1 chromosome 7, Cicar.CDCFrontier_v2.0, whole genome shotgun sequence, the genomic window CGGTGGCTGTGTTTTTGCCACTTGTACGTCAACTTCAGTTAATAGGAAGTGAGATTTACGCtttatattaatcaattaaatctcgtcttaagataattattgcatttaatcattttatacatataaaaaaatatcataaataaaaaggaaaaaataattttattaaattatccttctaaataattaattagttctaATTATCATAAATAGACATAAAATATAATGCAGAAACTTCaaaatcagaaagaaaaaaaatcatgattattatctaataacaacaacaaaattaaataacattatgtaaattttttaataataaacagACTTCTCTCAAGCATCATATATTTCAAAAcaccaatattttttaaaataaatatataaactatatatcACAACACTCTAAcgcaaaaatataaaaataaaaaaataaaaaaagacaaatttaaAGTGTTTGTGACTGAtacatcttaaaaaaaaaaaaaaaaaaaaaataaaattaaaaaatcatgattattatctaataacaacaacaaaattaaataacattatgtaaattttttaataataaacagACTTCTCTCAAGCATCATATATTTCAAAAcaccaatattttttaaaataaatatataaactatatatcACAACACTCTAAcgcaaaaatataaaaataaaaaaataaaaaaagacaaatttaaAGTGTTTGTGACTGAtacatcttaaaaaaaaaaaaaaaaaaaactagaattCATATATATAGCTTCAGTCTCCCtcttactttaaaaatataaacaatttggAGTTATTTCAATGTGTATTATTTGAATCATTCCAAAAGATGGATAGCTTGGCAATAGCCCTTTAAGGGAGATGTTTTATGAGATCGTTTGTCATTTCATTGCAGGGTGTAGGGTTGTGGACCAGGACCTTGGCCATTGGAAAGATGATGATTGGCAGTGAGACTTTACTTTGAGGACATTCTTTATATGAGATGAAGACTTGTAAGGGGAATTCTTCTCATTACTAGAATCAACTACATTATCATGAATGGAGGATAAATGTCTTGGGGGCCAGGCTGGTAATATTTTTTCAGTTTGATTTGCACATGTCTACTTATCTTTTATGTCCTGCCTCCAATGGTTTTAGCACCTCATGAGGTGTTTGCCTTCCATCTTCAATGGAAGAATTATGCGCCTTCCAAGGTTATTGTTTTTACGTGACATTTGCTTTTGAATAGGCTGCAGATaagttttaatttgttttgtagGGGATTATTTGAGATGTGAGTACATCACTTTTGTGTGTTGGATGTTAATGTTTGgtagtttttttctttcacctCTATATTCTCAAATACATGAAAATTCACGAATGAATTGACTAATCCTAACAAAAATTggagattttgagaaaacacaggtGAGAGAAGAGAAACTCAAATGTTTTCACTTGGTTGAGTTTTTTTGTGTGCTCAAATTGGTTGGGCTTAAACCTTTCAAGCTTTGTTGGATCCCTTTTATTTTGGGTTAGAGTCTTATACACTCCATAATATATAGTATACTTTCTTTGTTTCGAAAAAATGAGCACATTTCTAATAGTGGTTCAATGAAACTATATAACATTAGCATacaattaattttctcaaactTGTTGTAAAAATGCAACTTATCCACATGTTTACACCCTTATAACACCGTAGCAAGGTATAATTTATACATTGATGATTCTTCTATTATCATAAATCCATTTCATCaatgaaaacaaatttattatatattgaaaatGGAGAGAGAGTTTTTTTCCATTGGGGAAAAGATAGACGATAAAAGCTCCTAAATTCATAAAAATGGGGTGCCATTTTCAAGACAAGTACCACATATTCACTTATCCAAAGTACTTGCTTTGTTGTTTCAATATACCtcttgaatttcaaaattctaaaTTACCTTCACTGGTTCAATTCATTCAACTATAGCAAGACTAGTATTATCAAACCTCCTTCACAAGTTAATTTTCACCCACATTCATCATATACTTAAATTAACCATCAGTAGAAAAAATGAAACTAATTAATGGCCAAACTAGAGTAGGCCTTCCAGCTTCAAAGTTAAAAAATGTATTGTTTCAATACGATGTCACCTAAAACCTACATTGACTAGGTATCACAACCATCAACTGAAAAACGAATCAAAATAAGCCTATAGTATTTATTCTTACAAGAATTACATTGAAGATTGTTAAAATTAACAAAGACAACAATTTATTAACTTTAACACCCCACCCTTACCAATTACGATGTTTGAAAATAACACTCCATTTTCGCACTCCTTCCTTAAGGAAACTAACTCATCTCCCAATACAAAAGCATGGGCGAGAAGAAAGGAACTACATGCAGCAACATTGATTCAAACGAAACAATTGACTTATCCATATACATGCATTTGCACAAATGAGACTACAAGCAACAAAATTGATTCAACAAATTACTAGGTAGGTTACAACAGAATATGATTGTAAGTGGGGAAAAGATAAATATCCTTACAGGCTACCAGGATTAGGATTCTATGTGATGgaatggaaaagaaaaaaaaataaacaataagtTGGTACAAATGAAGATTTAAAACCTTCAATACCCCATATCAGCAATACCCTCTATAAAATGATACAACAGTGCAAAGAAAACTTCAAATCCTCAATTCACAACATCGGCGCTTTCTTCTGTGTCAGGTCCTGTAACCAAATAGAAGAAAGCAACCAAATCAGAAGCCTATTACTCTGACCCATCATAAGCTCTTCCACAATAATATGCAACTTCCAAGTCACAAAATGAATGTGCAATTTAAGTTTAACCCAATTATTGATTTGAATGTCAAATCTATACATAAATGCTGAATACTAAACAACTCTCAAAATGAGTCAATGAGATTTAGGCAACTCTACGCAACCAGTGCACTGactttatttcttttcaatAGTCTCTAGAAACTAATTTGTAAAGACATCAACTCCAAAGTTAAAGCTAAAGCCAATGATAAACAAGAATGCACAATGCACAAACAACAATGTATAACTTAAATCTCATGAGTCATAACTACTGACTCTAAATAGGTAAAATACTTAAAACATAGATGTAAGTTCAAATCAAAACAACTTCAAAGCGCTAACATAGATgtaaaatataaacatttttacCAATAGTAACATCCTTCATATTGCAGAATGCAAACATGACAATCAATTCCATTTCCAATAGCAACATAACTAAGCCAAATTTGAACTATCTCTACCTCTAggaactttttttaattaaattaagtttaactTCTTTCACTTcagaatatttttttacaaactcttAACTATAATGCTTCAGAAATAagtttataacaaaattaaataatcatgAGACATGGAAACAAACAAATTACAATTTATAAGAGAAGCTGTTGTTTAAAGTTAATCCAAACTAACTCTTATCTAAAATGCAATGTCCAAGATTTTAAAAGTTCCGCAAACAGTGTTTTAAATAGAGATTCGTGACCATGACCTGAGCAACTACATAACGGTTTTTATGTTGTCGATAAAGCAACGGAACTGCAATGAGGCTGCATTTGACTGCAATTTTCTGCAAAATCAAGGATCACAATGCAACAACAACCACTATTTAAAACCCTATCCTCGACCACAGCTGTGACCACAACGTCCAAATTTGTATGTCTCCATAACCACTATTGTTTCATCCTATTTTACCACAACTATCAGCAATATCAACATTGCAACGCAGCCATATCGGCGGcttcaatttaaaaatctacTTGGCCTATGACTATATCCCAAATGCCCAATAGTACTATATTACTTAGAGAACAACAATGAAGAAttcaaatataacaataacaataacaatattgCCACCATTATTATAATACAAATCATTTACCTTCTTCGCCATCCACTACTTCCTCTTCTTCTCCATCGACATAGTCATCATCGTCTTGGTAACTATCACCATATCTGTTATTCAAATAATCGACAGCAGCAGGTGTAAGCACAATCTTATCAgcatttaaaatatcaaacaaattCAACGTCCTCGGCGTCAATATCTTCAACGACCTAATGTTCCTACTCGCCATCAACACTTTCTCCGAAACCTCCGTCATCAGAAAAGTAACCTTCTCATTCGGTTCCAATCCCCACCGCTTCATCGCCGCAATGAAATCCTTCGTCTTCGGCTTCTCCTCGAACTCCCCTGCAAATTCCTCCACCACGACGGTGTTCACGGCTGCGCTCGCCACCGCAGTCGAAATTGCaagctttttctcttttttgttgattttaatgcTCCAATCGCGTGGTTTCGGACCGAAAATGACTCCTCCACCAGGACGGAGCGGAGTACGGGTGGAACCCTGACGTGCACGGCCGGTCTTCTTTTGACCGTAGGGTTTTCGTCCTCCGCCTCTGACTTCGCCGCGGGTTAGAGTGGAAGCGGTGCCGCGACGCTTGTTTTGTAGGTCGTGGACAATGGCACGGTGGACGACGGCGCGGGAGGTGTCTGGAGGAGCAGTTTTGAGATCTAGGGAGAAGTCGCCGATTTTGTCGCCGGAAAAGGAGAGGAGTGGAAGGGTAGCGAGTTTGCAAGAGACAGAAAGAGAAGTTGAatgtgaatttgaatttgaatttgtgcAGAATTTGAATTTGGAGTGAGTTAGGGTTGTTGAAGGATTTGAGATAAAGATtgaagaagagaagaaagagaGGGAAGTTGATGTTGGTGTTAGTGTGGAGAGTGAAGCCATTTTTTTGGGTTTAGTGGAAATACTCAAACTTTTGCTCTCTGCACTTTCTTCTATTCTATCCTATCCCTTCATAAATTCGTTGGTGTGGTAagcctttttctttttcttttgctctttttctttttttattgctttaaatatgaaaaaattaaatgataacaTGTCATATGTGATTAGGCATAAAACTTGTTAACTCATCCAATCACAGTTCtaattactaaattaattttattaatcattttaaataatttttgtaacaaaaaaggaaaaagaaattgttgaataattattgataatgttgaaattcatatataataatCTAACTTAAGATATTGACTTAAATTACAAAATGTtgtgatgtgtatgataaaaatgtttgagATCTAACAACTTTTAAACACTTTTTTGAGAGTGACGAATAGTAAGAACTCGGTAAGATGATCTACGAATATAATGAGAGAACTAGAGTTTTGCTTGAGATAAGGGTTGATTGCTTTAAAAATTATTGCATTTGTATTCTGATTGATATTCCTTTTATAGATGAAGAAAGACTTGAAAACTCGGATGAAATTGAATATAGTCGTTAGATAAATTAGTCAATTGTCAGATGcgttttaaaacaattaaacacatgttTATATTACTGTCAATAATGTTATTGACCAACCTATAATGGTGTTGCTTTTGAGTCAAAGGAAAACGTGAACAAGTGTGATAATGAACTGTCAAATGTCAGTTGACGTTGTGCGTAGTCTGAAGAATGCATAGCTTTTGCAAAACAATGCTAGTACAATGTACTTGTTTCTCTTtgtccttgctcacaactcatcaatcgATAGATTGTTTTGATCATTTGGGCATTCAATTTGAGTCTTTCATCTGTTTATGTGATCTCAACAGCCTTATGTGCgattttgacatttttaacgTATAGTTTGGACTTCTTAAACTGATTTGTCTTGACTTTGTCTTCTATAAAGGATAACAAGAATGTTCTTCTAAATATTCTCTAAATAACGACAATGTGATGCAATTATTCCTCCATCAATCTGGTTTGACATTTCtttgagaaatttttcaaatcattttatACTTCATAAAAGTGTGTTCTTGTCTTGATGTTTATATAAGTtgggtccaaaacttgatgatgATATCACCTTGATTTCTTGAAAACTGACCATAAGATATTTTCATGAATATGCAAACTTACATTTGACTTCCTATCTTTGATATAAATCCCacaaaaacacaaattaaatgataagaatcataattagttatttaattaattgtttagttatcttcaaaacaataattagagattttgcttaaaaaaaattggctCTCTTACACCCAACTCACAAGATTCactttcttaaataaataacaaaaacttTATTTAGACAAAGAAGCAATGTTTCACTTAATGAAGATGGAAATATTTTAGAAGAGTAAGACCCATCTACTAGAAATAAAACTCAGATAAACAATGTTTTTATCTATTCAGACCTGATAGTCTATTAGTTTGGCTCATTCCCTTAATTGCTCTCATTCAACTTTACTTTCCTTCACTTTTCTCTACCTCTCGAACTTTTACAACggaatttaaatatatttgaactTCATATTCTTAACCAAATGCTCTTAGGGTCCTAACCTGGTTCTACGAACTAATGAGGCTGAGATTAAAAGTTTGGTGCTGGATTCTTATAAACTTTCTCAATTTAAAacctaaattaattttatttcttaaaaaaaaaaattagtttccattttaaatatattaattactaaattttaattgtgaATAATGTTGAGTAATAAAGTTATTCGCCATGTCTCGAAAGCCAAATTATGTCTACTTCAGCAAAAAAAAACTCTAATGAGGGAGACTAAATtagaagtattttgaaatttcaagGTTACATTGAAAGAAAAACTTTTTATggagactaaaatcaaaatgacaTTTATTTACATTAACCTTTTACATGTTTAAGCCCTTTTATTTATGtcagttttgaaattaaaatatcacaTATCCTATTTGGATTTAACTGAAAAGAAAAATAGGTGTAACCAACAAAAGTGAAaaatttatagaatttttttatgattgaaGCCATGAAAAAATAGCCACATTTTTATAACAtgcacaaataatttttaaatcaatcttCTCGG contains:
- the LOC101513780 gene encoding large ribosomal subunit protein uL4c, yielding MASLSTLTPTSTSLSFFSSSIFISNPSTTLTHSKFKFCTNSNSNSHSTSLSVSCKLATLPLLSFSGDKIGDFSLDLKTAPPDTSRAVVHRAIVHDLQNKRRGTASTLTRGEVRGGGRKPYGQKKTGRARQGSTRTPLRPGGGVIFGPKPRDWSIKINKKEKKLAISTAVASAAVNTVVVEEFAGEFEEKPKTKDFIAAMKRWGLEPNEKVTFLMTEVSEKVLMASRNIRSLKILTPRTLNLFDILNADKIVLTPAAVDYLNNRYGDSYQDDDDYVDGEEEEVVDGEEGPDTEESADVVN